Proteins from a genomic interval of Bacteroidales bacterium:
- a CDS encoding RNA polymerase sigma-70 factor, which translates to MESTRASDLKSFEDIYLTYFSGLYNYAFTIIKDTNEAKDVVSDVFMKLWEERNTRIIDLSLKAYLFKSVYNRCLNVLKHKKVNDKYENYLNHLKFLIEDERDYPLSGLIENELAEIIQQSINKLPQQCRSIFIMSRYDNMSHEEIAKKMKISINTVHTQIRRALGKLRIELKDFLPFLLFLFL; encoded by the coding sequence ATGGAATCAACAAGAGCGAGCGATTTAAAATCATTTGAGGATATATATTTAACATATTTTTCTGGCTTGTATAATTATGCGTTTACCATTATTAAGGATACCAATGAAGCTAAGGATGTCGTTAGCGATGTATTTATGAAGTTATGGGAAGAACGAAATACAAGAATTATAGATCTTTCTTTAAAAGCATATCTTTTCAAAAGCGTTTACAACCGTTGCCTGAATGTATTAAAACATAAGAAAGTCAATGATAAATATGAAAACTATCTTAATCATCTTAAATTTCTGATCGAAGACGAAAGGGATTATCCGTTATCCGGTCTGATTGAAAACGAGCTAGCAGAAATCATACAGCAATCAATTAATAAACTTCCGCAGCAGTGTCGTAGCATATTTATCATGAGCAGGTATGATAATATGTCTCATGAAGAAATTGCTAAAAAAATGAAAATCAGTATAAATACTGTTCATACACAAATCAGACGGGCATTGGGGAAATTACGGATCGAATTAAAAGACTTTTTGCCATTTCTGTTATTCTTATTCTTATGA
- a CDS encoding transposase, translating to MCKEDYATAPDKGYCASQSSNYYGYKLHAVCTIDGVFTDFDLTQASVHDIHFLKNIKSMYENCTILGDKGYLSIDYQ from the coding sequence ATTTGTAAGGAGGATTATGCAACAGCTCCCGATAAAGGTTATTGTGCATCCCAATCAAGCAATTATTACGGTTACAAATTGCATGCAGTTTGTACAATTGATGGTGTTTTCACTGATTTTGATTTGACGCAGGCATCAGTACATGATATTCATTTTCTGAAAAATATAAAATCAATGTATGAAAATTGTACGATTTTAGGAGATAAGGGATATT